ATGTATTCGTTCAACAGGGCTTTTACCAGCGACGACTTGCCGGTACCGCGCGCGCCCCACAACAAAACGTTGTTTGCCGGCAAGCCGGCCAGAAAACGTAGCGTATTGTCGACCAGTTGCCGCTTTTGCGGCTCGATGCCGAGCAATTGCTCCAGCCGAATCGGATCGATGTGCCGAACCGGACGCAAATATTCCTGGCGTTGGCGCCAAATGGCCGCGTAAGTGTTATTCCAATCAATCATGGTCGAATTCCGGTTTGAAGAGACGGCTGGATTGTATATTTTTTAGCCAATTTAACGCCAGTTTAGTTGCCGCGGGCCCTTGGCCGGGTTTTTAACGGCTTGCCAACAGATTTTTCCACAACTTCTGTGAACAAATCAAAATTGGATGGGTATTTTTATGCGCCCGGCCGCAGTCACCGGTAAAAATCGGCCGAAAACGGTGCGTCGCCGATCCAAGGCCGGAAATTATATAAAAAGCAGACAACTGAAAAATCGCCTTTTAAAACAAATTATTAGCTAAAAAACCCATCGATTGCCAACAGTTTTTTCCACAGATTATGTGAATATAATCGCGGCATTGTGCAAATTGCCGCCGATCAAGCGGCCGGTGCGCCGTTTTAACCGCATTTCCGCTATTAACCGGGAATTGGCCAAACAATGTCCAACCAAAAATATCTGGTTAAATACAAGTGGTTATACTAATTTTCCCGTTATTCTCAACAATGATACACACAGATTTTGTGAATAACTTTTTGTTGTGGACAACTGCACCCGCCGTCCGCAAAACCCGGCTACGGTTGAAAATCGTTCGGCCTCAGGCGAACAACAGCCGGCAGGCTGCGGATTGTTTAAAATGTCGGCCATCCACCGACCAAGCCTGGAGGACGTATGAATCTGCGAGACCTGCACTATTTGATTGCCGTGGCCGATTTGCGCAGTTTCGTGCAGGCGGCCGACCGTTGCTGCATCAGCCAGCCGACGCTGAGCACCCAAATCAAGAAACTGGAGGACGAGCTGGGGATTCAGTTATTCGAGCGCACCAATAAAAAGGTGCTGCCCACCGAATTGGGCGAGCAAATCATCGCCTCGGCCAGGCGGATTCTGAAAGAACAGCAGATAATCAAGGAGCTGGCCGCCGCCGCGCAGGACCCGTTGGCCGGCAATCTGCGGTTCGGCGCGTTCCCGACCCTGGCCTCCTATCTGTTTCCGCAACTGGTGCCGCTGATCAAGCAGGCCTTGCCGCGCATCCGCCTGATTCTGGTCGAGGAAAAAACCGAGCAATTGCTGCTGCAACTCAAAAACGGGCAAATGGATTGCGCGTTATTGGGGCTACCGGTTTACGAAGATTTTCTGGAAAGCAAGGCGGTGTTCGACGACGAATTTCTGCTGGCGGTCGCCGACGGCCATCCCCTGGCCGCCAAAACGGTTGTCGAACCACAGGATTTGGACGGCGAACATTTGCTGCTGCTGGACGAGGGCCATTGCCTGCGCGGCCACGCCTTGCAAATCTGCCAAACCGCGGGCGTCGACGAAGCACAGGACGTACGCGCCACCAGTCTGGAAACGCTCAGGCAAATGGTGCATGCGGGTACCGGCGTGACCTTGATGCCGCGCATCGCGGTGCGCCGCGAGCCGGGCATCCGCTATATACCGTTTGCGGCGCCGGTCCCCAGCAGGACGATAGGCTTGGTCTGGCGCAAGACCAGCTCCCGCGGCGAGTTGATTCGAACACTGAGCGGGCTGGTCGAGCAGGCCTCGAAACATAACCGGGCCGACCGGATTGACGCGACAGGGGCCACCTGACTGCGGCCGGTGCTAACCGGTTACCACTGCGACTCGCCGGTTTCCGGGTCGTACATTTCGTGGAAGATTTTATGGCGGTTGGCAATCAGTTCGTCGATGCTGGGCGAGTTGCTCATCGCTCTGGAGATCGCCAGTTTCATTGCCTCGTAATTGGTGCGGTACAGGTCTTTGCGGTCCAGGTTCGGGTTGTCGGCGCAGGACGGATCGATCCAGATCATCGCGATGATGCACAATTCGTTGGCCTGCAACCTTGGAATCACGCCGTCCGCCACGCTATCGATTACCGCGTCGGCCACGGCCGATTGCACCGGGCCGCCCAACAGGTTGACGTAAGCCGACGACTTGATCGTGACTTTCGGCACCATGATCGTGGCCGGGCGCACTTGCTGGTTGGTGGCGCGAATCGCGAACATCCGGGTATGGCCCGCGGTTTGGCCCATCAGATTGGCGAAGGCGTGGCCGGCCGGACCTTTGACGTCGCCGATCAGGATTTCCGGCATCGCGTCGGTGCCTTGGCCTTCGCTGGAAAATACGGTGGCTTCGCCGGTTCTAAACCAAAATGAATCTGACATGGGAAATCCTCGGAATCAATTAACAGAGCCGGCATTCTATGTCTCCGCCATCCCCTCGGCAATAGGCAGCCGGCGCGGGTCGGCCGGCCTTACTTGCGCAGGCTATCGCACGACTGGTCGATGCCGTGGGTGTCGATGTCGCAGACCGACTCCAGCCACATGGCGTTGATGATGCCGAACGCGGCGGCAAAGCCGACGCCTAAAATCCAAGCGAAATACCACATGGTTTGTTCTCCTTAGTACAGGGTGTGCGAATCTTTTAATACAGTCTGTTCGGTGACGCTGCCCCAAATCACCCGATAAACGAAACGGGTGTAGAGCAGTACGATAGGCAGAAACACGACGGTAATCCAAAATGCCAACAACAACGTGGTGTGGCTGGAGCTGGCATCCCACAAGGTCAGGCTGGAGCGCGGATCGGTTTTGGAGATCAACAAAAACGGAAATAAACCGAAGCCGACCGTCAAACCGATGCCGGCAATACCCAGCGCACTGGCCCAGAACGCCGCCATCCGCGAATCGCCGGCGCCGAGTTTCCACGCCAAAAAGATGCCGCCGAAACCGGTTGCCGGCGCCAGCCACATCCAACTGTGGCTTTGAAAATGCTGCAACCAGCCGGCGCCATGGGCGATAACAGCCTTGTGCATCGGGTTGGACGGCGCATCGGTCGCGGCCATTTGCGTGATTTCCGGCCGCTCTATCGCCAAGAACACCCAGGCGGTAATCACGGCTAACGCGACCAGCAATAACGGACCCAGCGCCGCGACGGCAGCCGTCGCCCGTTGGTGGATCGCGCCTTCGCTGCGCCATTTCAGAAACAACGCGCCATGGAACAGGGTCAACAGCAAGCCGGCGAAACCGCACAACAACGCGAACGGATGGAGCAAGGCAAAGAACGAACCGTCGTAAAACGGCCGCAGGTCTTGGTCCAAATGAAACGGCAGGCCCAGCAACAGATTGCCGACCAGCACGCCGAGCAGAATCGGCGGCAGCGTGCCGCCCAGAAACAGGCACCAATCCCAGGCGTTGCGCCAACGTGGGTCTTCGATCTTGCTGCGGTAATCGAACCCGGCCGGGCGAAAGAACAACGCGAACAATACCAGCAACATAGCCACGTACAAGCCGGAAAACAGCGTGGCATACACCGCCGGCCAAATGGCGAACACCGCGCCGCCGAGCAATACCAGCCAGACCTGGTTACCTTCCCAAGTGGCGCCGACGGTATTGATCACCACCCGGCGTTCGACGTCGGTCTTGCCGATGAACGGCAACAGCGCGCTGACGCCGAAGTCGAAGCCTTCGGTCACGGCAAAGGCAATCGCGACGACGCCGATGAATACCCACCAAATCAGACGAATCGTTTCATAATCGAACATGGTTTACTCCGGAAATTATTGGCGCGGATGGTCGTGGTGCTGGACATGGCCGCCCGGCATGGCGTGGCGGGCGTGGTCGCTGAGCTGGGCCTCGAAATAGGCATGGATGGCCTCGACCAAGGCCGGATCGGCAGTTTGGTATTCGATTTCGGCGCCGTTCGGCAATTCGCGGTATTGGTAAGCCACCTGGCCGGTCGCCGCGCTCAAGGCCTGCACGCCGGGCATATCGTCGCCGTGAATCCGGCGCGGACCGGAGAAATCGCCCCGAGCGAAACCGGCCGCCAAATGGATCAGATGCTGGCGAATCAGACCGATCTGTTCGCCGTCGCCGGCATTTTTCGCCACTACTTGCTGCACGCCGCCGCTAGCCGATTTGGTGAAGATGTGCAAGGTCTTGTCCAACGCGAACGGCATCACCTGGCTGCCGCGCTGCTGTACTTCATCCAGCCGGGCCGGATCGACCGGCGGGATGGCTAGCGCGACGTTGGCCACCGCGGCCAGGACTATGATTACTGCAATATTTTTCACCGGATTCTCCTTAATGGGCCAGCGCCGCGGATTGTTCGAAGTGGTAGCGGCCGGTATGCAAACTGCTGGGCCCCAAGCGCACGTACTTCAGCATCAGATACATCTCGATGATTAGTAGTACGGTGTAGAACAAGGCAAAACCGGCCAGACTGAACCAGAGCTGCTCGCTGCTGAGGCTGGATACGCTCATGTGGGTCGGCAATACGCCGGAGATGGTCCAGGGTTGGCGGCCGTATTCGGCGACGAACCAACCGGTTTCGGCGGCGATCCACGGCAACGGAATGCACCATACCGCCATCCGCATCAGCCAGCGTTTCTGGTCGGCGACGCGGGTGGCGCAGTAGTAAAACGACATCGCGAAGACGAACAGCATCGTGAAACCGCAGGCGACCATGATCCGGAAGGTCCAGAATAGCGGCGCCACATGGGGAATCGTGTCGTTGGCGGCTTTGGCGATCATCGCGGCGTCGGCATCGACCACCTTATCGGTGTATTTCTTCAACAACAGGCCGTAACCCAAATCGGCCTTATGCGCTTCGAACCCCGGTTTCGCGCTCAAGTCGCCGGCGCGCAGTTTCTGCAGCTCGCCATAGGCCACCATACCGCTTTCGATGCGCTGGGCGCTCTCCTTACGCAAATCCTTCAAGCCCTTGACGTCTTCGTCTATCGAGCGGGTCGCGATCAAGCCCAGCACGTACGGAATCTTGATGGCAAAATCGGTGCGTTCGTTTTGCTGGTCCGGGAAACCGAACACGGTAAAACTGGCCGGCGCCGGATGGGTTTCCCATTCCGATTCGATGGCCGCCAATTTGATTTTTTGGGTTTCGCCGGAGGTATAGCCGCTTTCGTCGCCGAGCACGATCACCGACAGCACCGAGGCCAGACCGAAGGCCGAGGCAATCGAAAACGAACGGCGGGCGAAACCGATGTCGCGTTTGTTCAACAAATACCAAGAGCTGATGCCCAACACGAACATCGAACCGGTGACATAACCGGCGGCGACGGTGTGCACGAACTTGACCTGCGCCACCGGGTTGAAAAACACGTCGGCGAAACTGGCCATCTCCATGCGTAAGGTTTCGTAATTGAACTCGGCGCCGACCGGATGCTGCATCCAGCCGTTGGCGATCAGAATCCACAGCGCCGACAGGCTGGTGCCGACCGCCAGCAGCCAAGTTACGAGCAAATGTTGCACCTTGGTCAGGCGATCCCAACCGAAGAAGAACAAGCCGACGAAGGTCGATTCCAGAAAGAACGCCATCCAGCCTTCCGCAGCCAACAACGGCCCGAAAATGTCGCCGACGTAGTGCGAGTAATAGGCCCAGTTGGTACCGAATTGAAATTCCAGCGTCAGGCCGGTGGTCACCCCCATCGCAAAATTGATGCCGAATAGCTTGCCCCAGTATTTGACCATGTCCTTATAAACTTCTTTACCGGTCATCACGTAGACCGATTCCATGATGCCGAGAAGAAAGGTCATGCCCAAGGTCAACGGCACGAACAGAAAGTGGTACAGCGCGGTCAGTCCGAACTGCATCCGGGAGAGCATGACAATATCGTCACCGAACATGGTCGGACTCCTTTATGGGTTGTGAAGAAAAATTGTGCGCCGCCGGCAAGGCAAAATGGGCGGCGATATCGGGTTTGCCGGCCGGACGCTCCTGCCAGCGGAAAATCAAAAACCACAAGCCGAACAGCAATAACACTTTCAGCAGCAGCGCGGCGCCGATCTCCCAGCGCAAACGTTGCGCCGGCGCCAAATTCGGCGGCTTAGTTGAATGCATAATCCCTCCGCGGGCCTTAGGCCTCGTCTGTCGGTTTGCGGATGATCCGGGTGGCGAGCGCCAGCAACAGTACGCCGCCGGACACCAACAAGATCCCCATATCGGCCTGGTGGTGGGCCTGAATGTCGGCGATCAGCAGTCGCGCCAGCGCGGTAATCGCGATGTAAATCAGACAGCGCACCGGCATCAGATTGGTCTTGAAGTAAATGCCGACCATCGCCCCCAATTCCAGGTAAATGAACAGCAGCAAGATGTCGCCGATTGTGGCGTGGCCTTGCAGCATCATGCCGGCATAGGCCACGACCGCAGACCAGACGATACTGGCGCCGATCACGAACAGCGCCAGATAATGGAAAGCCTCGATCAGCAGATTGCCTAACATATCAGCTCTGGCCTTACTGCGCCGGTGCCAGGCTTCGAATTGGCGCGGGTCCATTACCGCCGCCTCGGCGCAGCAAGCGGTATCCGGTTGGCAGCGACAACCTTGCCGCCGCTGCCTAGCCGTAACGTTACGCTAGCCATATCGCCTGCGTCTTACCGCTTAACCGACCAGAAAATCCCGCATCATGCCCATATCCTCGTGTTCCAGGTTATGGCAGTGGTACATGAACAGGCCTTTAAAGTCCTGGAACGGCTTGATGATGCGCACCCGCTCGCCGGGCATGACCAGAACGGTATCCTTCCAGCCGCCTTCGATGAAACCGTCTTTGACCGTGGCGTAACCGTCGCCCTCGCCCATGCCGAAGGTACGGCTCAGGATTTGGAAATATTGGCCGTGCAAATGGATCGGGTGCGCCATCGACATCATCATGCCCATGTTGCCGCCCCTGCCCATACCACCCATGCCGCCCATTTGATGATCGCTACCTTTACCTTCGCCGCCATGGTCCATGCCGCGCATCATACCCATTTTGTGGCCGCCCTCGTCCTGGCCGCCGCCGTAGTTCATGCCGCCCATGCCCATACCCATGCCGCCCATGCGCCGGCCGCCGGATTCTTCCCGGTTACCTTGGCGCATGCCTTGGGCCTTGCCGGCATCGCTGCCGTGTTCGCCGCCGGCTTTGTCGCCATGGCCGCCGCTGCCGCCATGGGCGTGGAAAATTTCCATCAGTTGCACGGTATTGAACGGAATCCGTTCGCCGGGCAGGATGTCGTTATAAGCATAGGGCCGGCCATTCAACACCATCCGCATCGGCCCTTCGGAGATGCCGATCGGCACCGGTTTATCGGGATTGGCGGTATCGTGCAGCGTGTAACGTTTGATTTGCGCCAAACTATCCGGCAGTTTCGGGCTATCGCCGACCTGGCGCGCCACTTTGATTGTAAAAATCGGGTAATCGCTGCCCATCGGCAAGGCACTGGCGTGCATGCCCATGCCGCGGCCGGCACCGTGTTCGCCGCCGCCCATACCGCCCATCATCCGCTCGGCCATTTTCGGCAACGCGCCGGAAAAAGAACGGCTGCGCAATACCAACTGTGAGCCGACCTTACGTCCGCTGAAATCCGCCCAAATATCCAAACGTTCGCCGGGGGCCAGCATCACGTAAGGTTTGTTGACGGGCACTTCCAACAAGCCGCCATCGGTACCGATGACGGTCAGCGGGGTATTGTCGTCCCAGGCCAGCTTGTAAATGCGCGCCGTTGAGCCGTTGAGGACGCGGAAACGGTAAGCCCGACTGGCAACGTCGAGCTGAAAATCGGCACGGCCGTTGACCAGGATGCGGTCGCCGTAAAACCCCATCATCCGGTCGTGCATGCCGTGCACGTATTGCAATTGGTTGTTGGCATCGAAGCGGCGGTCTTGAATCACGATAGGCACTTCGTATTCGCCGCTCGGCAGCTCCAGACGGCGTTCCTCGGCATCGTTGACCAGTATCGCCCCGGCCAAACCGTGGTAAACCTGCCTGGCGGTCGTGTTATGCGGATGCGGGTGGTAGATGTTCATGCTGGCCCGATTCAGCATCTCGAATTCGTAGACGAAAGTCTGGCCTTTGTCGATTGCATATAGCGGATGGCCGTCCATTTCCGCCGGCACGTGCAAGCCGTGCCAATGGGTGATGGTGGCTTCGTCGAGCTGGTTGTGCAGGTTGATGCGGATTTTCTGGCCCTTTTCGAAACGCATCACCGGCCCCAGGTAAGAACCCGGAATTTCGGCCAGCGTATTGGCCGGGCCTTTCACCAGTTTGGCGAAGTAGCGTTGCACCCGGGTAACTTGGCCAGGCAGAATCGCCACCTCCGACGGCCGGCAGAACAGATCCAGCTCGACATCCGGATGAAAACTGGCCGAGGCTTTGAAAGGCGCCATTTTCGGCATGTCGCCCATGTTTTCCATCGCCTGTAACCAGCCCGGCATACTGGCGTACGCCAACAAGCCAACCCCGCTTTGGGCAAAAAACTGCCGGCGCGATTTACTGAAATGATTAGACATATCCCCTCCTCGAACGGTTTTTATAGTTATGCGCCACCTTTGGGCAGGTAGCGGTTACGGAATAAACGATCCGCTATATTAGGTTAGACTAATTTTCGATTATGTTTGGCGTCGGCCAACCCCAACGGCTCCAGCGCTGCGCCGCCACGATGGATGCGCCGGCCTATCCATGCCAATAGCATGGCCGCGGCCAACCCGCCCCAGACCCGCTTTTCGCCGACAATAGCCTCCGGTTGCACAGCGGTTAGCGCAGACCGCACCTCACCGTTCAACGCCTGCGACAGCACGTAAACCGCCACCAACACGACGAACCAGCCGAAGCCGCGGCGCAATAAGGCCGCGCTGAGAAAATTCGACAGCCAGGCGCCCAAACCGCTACCGGCCACCGCGCCGACCATCACTACGGCCGTCAACGGCAAATCCAGTTCGGCGTGGTTGATATAACCGCTGAAGCCGGCCACGGCATTCATTACGATCACCAGCAACGAGGTTCCGATCGCCGCCGGCATCGGCAGGCCGACCCAAAGCGTCAGGGCCGGCACGATCAAAAAGCCGCCGCCGACGCCGACCAAACCGGTCAAGCCGCCGACCAGGGCGCCGTCGAACAGCAGCCGCAATACCGGCGTCCGCAACGGGCACATCGGTAACGGCTGCCGGCCCTGTGCCGGCTCCGCCGCCGCCTTCTTGAACATCATCGCCAAACCGGTTACCAACGTGACCAGGCCGAACAACAGCATCAACCAGTCGCCGGAAATATGGCCGGCCAGGCGGCCGCCGCCGAATGCGCCGCCCATACCGGCAATGCCGAATACGACGGCGCTTTTCCAGCAGACGTGGCCGCGCCGGGCATGCGGAATCAGCGCCATCAGGCTGGAGACGCCGACCA
Above is a window of Methylomonas koyamae DNA encoding:
- a CDS encoding LysR substrate-binding domain-containing protein, which translates into the protein MNLRDLHYLIAVADLRSFVQAADRCCISQPTLSTQIKKLEDELGIQLFERTNKKVLPTELGEQIIASARRILKEQQIIKELAAAAQDPLAGNLRFGAFPTLASYLFPQLVPLIKQALPRIRLILVEEKTEQLLLQLKNGQMDCALLGLPVYEDFLESKAVFDDEFLLAVADGHPLAAKTVVEPQDLDGEHLLLLDEGHCLRGHALQICQTAGVDEAQDVRATSLETLRQMVHAGTGVTLMPRIAVRREPGIRYIPFAAPVPSRTIGLVWRKTSSRGELIRTLSGLVEQASKHNRADRIDATGAT
- the fae gene encoding formaldehyde-activating enzyme, translated to MSDSFWFRTGEATVFSSEGQGTDAMPEILIGDVKGPAGHAFANLMGQTAGHTRMFAIRATNQQVRPATIMVPKVTIKSSAYVNLLGGPVQSAVADAVIDSVADGVIPRLQANELCIIAMIWIDPSCADNPNLDRKDLYRTNYEAMKLAISRAMSNSPSIDELIANRHKIFHEMYDPETGESQW
- the cydX gene encoding cytochrome bd-I oxidase subunit CydX, which gives rise to MWYFAWILGVGFAAAFGIINAMWLESVCDIDTHGIDQSCDSLRK
- the cydB gene encoding cytochrome d ubiquinol oxidase subunit II, with the translated sequence MFDYETIRLIWWVFIGVVAIAFAVTEGFDFGVSALLPFIGKTDVERRVVINTVGATWEGNQVWLVLLGGAVFAIWPAVYATLFSGLYVAMLLVLFALFFRPAGFDYRSKIEDPRWRNAWDWCLFLGGTLPPILLGVLVGNLLLGLPFHLDQDLRPFYDGSFFALLHPFALLCGFAGLLLTLFHGALFLKWRSEGAIHQRATAAVAALGPLLLVALAVITAWVFLAIERPEITQMAATDAPSNPMHKAVIAHGAGWLQHFQSHSWMWLAPATGFGGIFLAWKLGAGDSRMAAFWASALGIAGIGLTVGFGLFPFLLISKTDPRSSLTLWDASSSHTTLLLAFWITVVFLPIVLLYTRFVYRVIWGSVTEQTVLKDSHTLY
- a CDS encoding cytochrome ubiquinol oxidase subunit I gives rise to the protein MFGDDIVMLSRMQFGLTALYHFLFVPLTLGMTFLLGIMESVYVMTGKEVYKDMVKYWGKLFGINFAMGVTTGLTLEFQFGTNWAYYSHYVGDIFGPLLAAEGWMAFFLESTFVGLFFFGWDRLTKVQHLLVTWLLAVGTSLSALWILIANGWMQHPVGAEFNYETLRMEMASFADVFFNPVAQVKFVHTVAAGYVTGSMFVLGISSWYLLNKRDIGFARRSFSIASAFGLASVLSVIVLGDESGYTSGETQKIKLAAIESEWETHPAPASFTVFGFPDQQNERTDFAIKIPYVLGLIATRSIDEDVKGLKDLRKESAQRIESGMVAYGELQKLRAGDLSAKPGFEAHKADLGYGLLLKKYTDKVVDADAAMIAKAANDTIPHVAPLFWTFRIMVACGFTMLFVFAMSFYYCATRVADQKRWLMRMAVWCIPLPWIAAETGWFVAEYGRQPWTISGVLPTHMSVSSLSSEQLWFSLAGFALFYTVLLIIEMYLMLKYVRLGPSSLHTGRYHFEQSAALAH
- a CDS encoding phosphate-starvation-inducible protein PsiE, which codes for MDPRQFEAWHRRSKARADMLGNLLIEAFHYLALFVIGASIVWSAVVAYAGMMLQGHATIGDILLLFIYLELGAMVGIYFKTNLMPVRCLIYIAITALARLLIADIQAHHQADMGILLVSGGVLLLALATRIIRKPTDEA
- a CDS encoding multicopper oxidase family protein, yielding MSNHFSKSRRQFFAQSGVGLLAYASMPGWLQAMENMGDMPKMAPFKASASFHPDVELDLFCRPSEVAILPGQVTRVQRYFAKLVKGPANTLAEIPGSYLGPVMRFEKGQKIRINLHNQLDEATITHWHGLHVPAEMDGHPLYAIDKGQTFVYEFEMLNRASMNIYHPHPHNTTARQVYHGLAGAILVNDAEERRLELPSGEYEVPIVIQDRRFDANNQLQYVHGMHDRMMGFYGDRILVNGRADFQLDVASRAYRFRVLNGSTARIYKLAWDDNTPLTVIGTDGGLLEVPVNKPYVMLAPGERLDIWADFSGRKVGSQLVLRSRSFSGALPKMAERMMGGMGGGEHGAGRGMGMHASALPMGSDYPIFTIKVARQVGDSPKLPDSLAQIKRYTLHDTANPDKPVPIGISEGPMRMVLNGRPYAYNDILPGERIPFNTVQLMEIFHAHGGSGGHGDKAGGEHGSDAGKAQGMRQGNREESGGRRMGGMGMGMGGMNYGGGQDEGGHKMGMMRGMDHGGEGKGSDHQMGGMGGMGRGGNMGMMMSMAHPIHLHGQYFQILSRTFGMGEGDGYATVKDGFIEGGWKDTVLVMPGERVRIIKPFQDFKGLFMYHCHNLEHEDMGMMRDFLVG
- a CDS encoding sulfite exporter TauE/SafE family protein; the encoded protein is MLTALGLAVGIGLLLGLLGGGGSILTVPMLVYVLNVAPKTAIATSFVVVGVSSLMALIPHARRGHVCWKSAVVFGIAGMGGAFGGGRLAGHISGDWLMLLFGLVTLVTGLAMMFKKAAAEPAQGRQPLPMCPLRTPVLRLLFDGALVGGLTGLVGVGGGFLIVPALTLWVGLPMPAAIGTSLLVIVMNAVAGFSGYINHAELDLPLTAVVMVGAVAGSGLGAWLSNFLSAALLRRGFGWFVVLVAVYVLSQALNGEVRSALTAVQPEAIVGEKRVWGGLAAAMLLAWIGRRIHRGGAALEPLGLADAKHNRKLV